The sequence TCTGGTAAACCACTTTCAACATCTATGAAGAGTACCATTGAGAGACTAAGAACTTGGGATAGTAGAAGTCAAGTTCATGCACCTGTTGATAGAAATTTGAGACAAGCTCTTAGTGATTTAAATAAATTAAAAGATAAAGTTTCAATTCCTGCAAATGTTTTAGAGAAAGCAGCATACATTTACAGAAAAGCATTAGAGAAAAAATTAGTTCGTGGAAGATCTATTTCTGCAATGATTGCCGCATCCTTGTATGCCGCATGTCGAGATACAGAAACACCTCGAACTCTAAAAGATGTTGCTGATGCCGCAAATGTAAAACGAAAAGATATTGCACGATGTTATAGATTACTACACCATGAATTAGAACTAAAAATGCCTGTAGTTGATTCCATTCAGTGTATTGCTAGAATCTCTAGTAAACTTGAGATCTCTGAAAAAACTAAACGATATGCA comes from Nitrosopumilus oxyclinae and encodes:
- a CDS encoding transcription initiation factor IIB gives rise to the protein MDTPSCARCGKNSILSDEVTGEQFCGKCGYVIDGKSQESGPEWRSFQKDGGADPARTGAPSSLMIHDMGLSTVINPLNKDASGKPLSTSMKSTIERLRTWDSRSQVHAPVDRNLRQALSDLNKLKDKVSIPANVLEKAAYIYRKALEKKLVRGRSISAMIAASLYAACRDTETPRTLKDVADAANVKRKDIARCYRLLHHELELKMPVVDSIQCIARISSKLEISEKTKRYAVKVLKEAQERKESAGKDPMGLAATALYLSCVKNGVSITQRDLAEAAGVTEVTIRNRYKGLKADQSIK